In a genomic window of Candidatus Palauibacter polyketidifaciens:
- the tsf gene encoding translation elongation factor Ts, whose translation MTQITAGAVKALRDRTGAGMMDCKRALIESDGDTERAVDLLRKAGAAKAAKRVARAVSEGTIRIAMRDGSASMVEVLSETDFVARSEAFEDFSRDLADRLLDLPVPDGETVQGTALLELEGGDAIESRLNELRVQVGENVQVGRAVRYDLGAHGAFASYVHFGNRIGVLLEVSDSGDAATEAARGVAMHAAATNPRGVSPDDIPEAEVERERKLLTEQALEQGKPASITEKIVEGRMRKFYEENALLWQAYVRDPDLTVKDVLRKAGEDLAVRRFVRFEVGG comes from the coding sequence ATGACGCAGATCACGGCCGGGGCGGTGAAGGCTCTCCGCGACCGGACAGGCGCCGGGATGATGGACTGCAAGCGCGCGCTGATCGAATCGGACGGAGATACGGAGCGGGCCGTGGACCTGCTCAGGAAGGCGGGCGCGGCAAAGGCGGCGAAGCGCGTGGCGCGTGCGGTTTCGGAGGGCACGATCCGCATCGCGATGCGCGACGGGTCCGCTTCGATGGTCGAAGTGCTGAGCGAAACGGACTTCGTCGCGCGCAGCGAGGCGTTCGAGGACTTCTCGCGGGACCTGGCGGACCGGCTGCTCGACCTCCCGGTGCCGGACGGGGAGACCGTGCAGGGCACCGCTCTGCTTGAGCTCGAGGGGGGAGACGCGATCGAAAGCCGCCTCAACGAGCTGCGGGTGCAGGTCGGAGAGAACGTCCAGGTCGGACGCGCCGTGCGCTATGATCTCGGCGCGCACGGGGCCTTCGCATCCTACGTCCACTTCGGAAATCGCATCGGCGTGCTGCTGGAGGTTTCGGACTCCGGCGATGCCGCGACCGAGGCGGCCCGCGGGGTTGCGATGCATGCCGCGGCCACGAATCCCCGGGGCGTGTCGCCGGACGACATTCCGGAGGCGGAGGTCGAACGCGAGCGCAAGCTGCTGACCGAACAGGCGCTGGAGCAGGGCAAGCCGGCCTCGATCACGGAGAAGATCGTGGAGGGCCGCATGCGCAAGTTCTATGAGGAGAACGCGCTCCTCTGGCAGGCCTACGTGCGGGATCCGGACCTGACGGTGAAGGACGTACTGCGCAAGGCGGGAGAGGATCTGGCCGTTCGGCGGTTCGTCCGCTTCGAGGTGGGCGGCTGA
- the tilS gene encoding tRNA lysidine(34) synthetase TilS, with protein MAFSGGSDSLALLHLLRALGESWPLKLSAAHFDHGLQPESAASASRAAEVCRRAGVPCDVGRTNGLAGGPAEWRAARYAFLADARRRAGADRVALAHQRDDHVETVLMNLLRGPGFRGLAGIPARRAAFVRPLLGFSREELRGYLRATGREWAEDPANRNPRYRRSRMRHGLLPALAAEEPSVRALLAELGRNALVAEGGLEAAARRLLSAAGYRESADGAQIARPRLLGYDRAARGRMLRHVARDMGFRVSRRGTRTGAAFLDAGESGRGVDIAAGLRVEREFDRIHVRRGREVPLDHELDIDRTRARRAGRGPLRLGGNAWEVRWSALEGTERWATAFPVDRIRFPIRVRGPQPGDRIRTRAGSRKVAKLLMECRVPASDRAGVPVVVDADRRVLWVAGHSRAAVEPIDSGGAWFAIGFTERRDRNDDSRGT; from the coding sequence GTGGCTTTCTCCGGCGGATCGGACTCGCTCGCGCTCCTGCACCTCCTCCGCGCGCTCGGCGAGTCCTGGCCGCTGAAGCTGAGCGCGGCCCATTTTGACCATGGACTCCAGCCGGAAAGCGCCGCATCGGCGTCGAGGGCGGCGGAAGTCTGCCGCCGGGCCGGAGTGCCGTGCGACGTGGGCCGGACGAACGGACTCGCGGGCGGCCCGGCGGAGTGGCGGGCGGCCCGATACGCGTTCCTGGCCGACGCGCGGCGTCGCGCCGGGGCGGATCGCGTCGCCCTCGCACACCAGCGCGATGACCACGTGGAGACGGTATTGATGAACCTCCTGCGCGGCCCCGGCTTTCGCGGGCTGGCCGGCATCCCCGCGCGCCGCGCCGCGTTCGTGCGCCCGCTGCTCGGCTTCTCGCGAGAGGAGCTGAGGGGCTACCTGCGAGCCACGGGACGGGAGTGGGCGGAAGACCCCGCCAACCGGAATCCCCGCTACCGCCGCTCGCGGATGCGGCACGGGCTGCTCCCGGCGCTGGCCGCCGAGGAGCCCTCCGTCCGCGCACTGCTGGCGGAACTCGGACGGAACGCCCTGGTCGCCGAAGGCGGGCTGGAAGCGGCCGCCCGGCGCCTCCTCTCCGCCGCGGGATACCGGGAAAGCGCCGACGGAGCCCAAATTGCCCGGCCTCGATTGCTGGGATATGATCGGGCGGCTCGCGGACGCATGTTGCGGCACGTCGCCCGGGACATGGGTTTCCGAGTGTCCCGGCGCGGCACCCGGACGGGCGCAGCCTTCCTGGACGCGGGGGAAAGCGGACGCGGAGTGGACATCGCGGCGGGCCTGCGGGTCGAACGGGAGTTCGATCGGATCCATGTGCGACGCGGGCGAGAGGTGCCGCTCGACCACGAACTCGACATCGATCGGACGCGGGCGCGGCGGGCGGGTCGCGGGCCGCTCCGCCTCGGCGGGAACGCCTGGGAGGTGCGCTGGAGCGCCCTCGAGGGCACGGAACGCTGGGCGACCGCCTTCCCCGTCGACAGGATCCGGTTCCCGATCCGCGTACGGGGGCCGCAACCCGGAGACCGGATCCGCACGCGGGCCGGGTCGCGAAAGGTCGCGAAGCTCCTGATGGAGTGCCGCGTGCCGGCCTCGGATCGTGCGGGCGTGCCGGTCGTCGTGGACGCCGACCGGAGAGTGCTGTGGGTGGCCGGACACTCCCGGGCGGCGGTGGAACCGATCGACTCCGGAGGAGCGTGGTTCGCCATTGGATTCACAGAGCGCCGGGACCGGAACGATGACAGCCGCGGAACGTGA
- the frr gene encoding ribosome recycling factor — MPEETLENAVLAMESAIEAIAREFATVRTGKATTAILDGVRVEAYGSIVQLRQVANVSAPEPTMLLVQPYDPNIAQDVARAIQSGDLGLNPSVDGAVVRVPIPPLTEERRREFVKILHRMAEEGRVSIRHARHEARDRLLKMQRDGEVGEDIARRTMSEVQTHTDEYVKKIDAMLARREAEVMEV; from the coding sequence GTGCCGGAGGAGACGCTGGAGAATGCGGTCCTGGCGATGGAGAGCGCGATCGAGGCGATCGCGCGGGAATTCGCCACCGTTCGTACGGGCAAGGCGACGACGGCGATCCTCGACGGTGTGAGGGTCGAGGCGTACGGGTCCATCGTGCAGCTGCGGCAGGTGGCGAACGTCAGCGCCCCCGAGCCGACGATGCTCCTGGTGCAGCCGTACGACCCGAACATCGCCCAGGATGTCGCGCGCGCGATCCAGAGCGGCGACCTGGGGCTCAACCCTTCGGTGGACGGGGCCGTCGTCCGGGTCCCCATTCCACCGCTGACCGAGGAGCGCCGGCGCGAATTCGTCAAGATCCTCCACCGGATGGCGGAGGAGGGGCGGGTCTCGATCCGGCACGCGAGGCACGAAGCGCGCGACCGGCTCCTGAAGATGCAGCGGGACGGGGAGGTCGGTGAAGACATCGCCCGCCGCACGATGTCGGAGGTCCAGACGCACACCGACGAGTACGTGAAGAAGATCGATGCGATGCTCGCGCGCAGGGAAGCGGAGGTGATGGAGGTTTGA
- the hpt gene encoding hypoxanthine phosphoribosyltransferase — MTAAEREFEEYTGGEPLGRIVYSASEIAARVAGMGAEIAAAYPPDADILLLGLLKGSFVFLGDLVRQIRRPLQVDFLVASSYGTGMKSSGSVELLYDPRAPMAGRHIIIVEDIVDSGTTLNQLCGGIADRDPASVEICALLHKRIAPDLDWEPRWVGFDAPNEFLVGYGLDHAEDFRHLPFIACPRT; from the coding sequence ATGACAGCCGCGGAACGTGAGTTCGAGGAGTACACAGGGGGCGAACCGCTCGGACGCATCGTCTACTCCGCGTCGGAGATCGCGGCCCGCGTCGCCGGCATGGGAGCGGAGATCGCCGCCGCGTACCCGCCGGATGCCGATATCCTGCTGCTCGGACTGCTCAAGGGGTCGTTCGTGTTTCTCGGCGACCTGGTCCGCCAGATCCGGCGGCCGCTGCAGGTCGACTTCCTCGTCGCGTCGAGCTACGGCACGGGCATGAAGAGTTCGGGCAGCGTCGAACTGCTCTACGACCCGCGGGCCCCGATGGCCGGCCGGCACATCATCATCGTCGAGGACATCGTCGACAGCGGCACCACGCTGAACCAGTTGTGCGGCGGGATCGCCGATCGGGATCCCGCGTCCGTCGAGATCTGCGCGCTCCTCCACAAGCGCATCGCGCCGGATCTCGATTGGGAGCCGCGGTGGGTTGGCTTCGATGCACCAAATGAGTTCCTTGTGGGGTATGGATTGGATCACGCGGAGGATTTTCGTCACCTTCCGTTCATCGCGTGTCCCCGTACGTGA
- the rpsB gene encoding 30S ribosomal protein S2, whose protein sequence is MGVELQDLLKAGVHFGHQTHRWNPKMRKYIFAECGGIYLIDLKKTQRELERAHELVRETIVGGKSVLFVCTKPQLARVVRGEAERCGSFYVTERWLGGMLTNFQTIKKNIARLKELERGVEEGAFEFYTKKERLLLERERQKLDRYLSGIKEMSRLPGLVFVVDSTREDIAVREANRLGIPVVAIADTNADPDLLTIAIAGNDDAIRSVSLITCSVADVVEAARREIPEAGREEAESQAYTYSSDAGGVADAAGSSRRRRPRRKPRPEVIAQRLHHPAVIESADEGAEPAESDAKAEAADKSEPEAADRPEPAAADKPEPAVADNPEPAADAGSEGAEAAVVGEVESEEK, encoded by the coding sequence ATGGGCGTCGAGTTGCAGGACCTCCTGAAGGCGGGCGTACACTTCGGACACCAGACACACCGCTGGAATCCGAAGATGCGGAAGTACATCTTCGCCGAGTGCGGCGGGATCTACCTCATCGATCTCAAGAAGACGCAGCGGGAGCTCGAACGGGCTCACGAACTCGTGCGCGAGACGATCGTCGGGGGCAAGTCCGTGCTCTTCGTCTGCACGAAGCCCCAACTCGCCCGCGTCGTGCGGGGAGAGGCCGAGCGGTGCGGTTCCTTCTACGTCACGGAACGCTGGCTCGGCGGGATGCTCACCAACTTCCAGACGATCAAGAAGAACATCGCACGCCTGAAGGAACTCGAGCGCGGCGTCGAGGAGGGGGCGTTCGAGTTCTATACGAAGAAGGAACGGCTGCTCCTTGAGCGGGAGCGCCAGAAGCTCGACCGTTATCTGTCGGGCATCAAGGAGATGTCACGGCTTCCGGGGCTCGTGTTCGTGGTGGATTCGACCCGCGAGGACATCGCGGTGCGCGAGGCGAACCGCCTCGGCATCCCGGTCGTCGCGATCGCGGACACGAATGCGGATCCCGATCTCCTCACGATCGCCATCGCGGGCAACGATGACGCGATTCGCTCCGTCTCCCTGATCACCTGCTCGGTCGCGGATGTCGTGGAAGCGGCGCGTCGCGAGATTCCGGAGGCGGGACGGGAAGAGGCCGAGTCGCAGGCGTACACGTATTCGAGCGACGCCGGAGGGGTCGCCGACGCCGCCGGCAGTTCGCGCCGCCGGAGGCCGAGGCGAAAGCCACGCCCGGAGGTCATCGCGCAGCGGCTGCACCATCCGGCCGTGATAGAGAGTGCGGACGAGGGAGCCGAGCCGGCCGAGAGCGATGCGAAGGCCGAAGCGGCCGACAAGTCGGAGCCCGAAGCGGCCGACAGACCGGAGCCCGCGGCGGCCGACAAGCCGGAGCCCGCGGTGGCCGACAACCCGGAGCCCGCGGCGGACGCCGGATCGGAGGGCGCCGAAGCGGCAGTTGTCGGAGAGGTGGAGTCAGAAGAGAAGTGA
- the pyrH gene encoding UMP kinase, whose amino-acid sequence MPGGAADLKYRRALVKLSGESLAGNRGFGIDPPVIEELTHEIRRVHRSGVSLGLVVGGGNIMRGTVASARGMDRVSADYMGMLATVINAMALQDMLEQSGVETRVMSAIRMEELAEPYIRRRALRHLEKSRVVIFAGGTGNPYFSTDTAAVLRAIEMEADVIMKATRVDGVYTADPETDPEASLIDEIGYLEVMTRELGVMDAAAISLCKENSLPIVVLNIKRPGAILAALQGERIGTLVA is encoded by the coding sequence ATGCCCGGGGGCGCGGCCGACCTGAAGTATCGCCGCGCCCTCGTGAAGCTCTCCGGCGAGTCGCTCGCCGGGAACCGGGGGTTCGGCATCGACCCGCCGGTCATCGAGGAACTCACGCACGAAATCCGTCGCGTCCACCGGAGCGGCGTGAGTCTCGGGCTTGTCGTCGGCGGCGGGAACATCATGCGCGGCACCGTGGCGAGCGCGCGCGGCATGGATCGGGTGAGCGCGGACTACATGGGCATGCTCGCGACCGTGATCAACGCGATGGCGCTCCAGGACATGCTCGAACAGTCCGGCGTGGAGACCCGCGTGATGTCCGCCATCCGGATGGAGGAACTCGCGGAGCCCTACATCCGCCGCCGCGCGCTGCGCCATCTCGAGAAGAGCAGGGTCGTGATCTTCGCGGGAGGTACGGGAAATCCGTATTTTTCCACCGATACGGCGGCCGTGCTCCGGGCGATCGAGATGGAAGCCGACGTGATCATGAAGGCGACGCGGGTCGACGGTGTGTACACGGCGGACCCGGAGACCGACCCGGAGGCCTCGCTCATCGACGAGATCGGCTATCTCGAGGTGATGACCCGCGAACTCGGCGTCATGGACGCGGCGGCGATCTCCCTGTGCAAGGAAAACTCGCTGCCCATCGTCGTCTTGAACATCAAGCGGCCGGGTGCAATCCTGGCAGCGTTGCAAGGCGAGAGGATCGGGACCCTCGTCGCCTAG